One genomic segment of Tachyglossus aculeatus isolate mTacAcu1 chromosome 17, mTacAcu1.pri, whole genome shotgun sequence includes these proteins:
- the PIPOX gene encoding peroxisomal sarcosine oxidase isoform X3 → MMGQCYQLWAQLEREAGIQLCRQTGLLVLGRAENPEFQALRDSLAQHGITHQALPPEELQRRFPGIRVPGGEEGILEQSGGVLFADKALRALQDAVRQLGGVVRDGEKVLEIEPGFPVTVTTSSGTYHAKNLVITAGPWTNRLLLPLGLQLPLQTLRINVCYWREKEPGTYGAASGFPCFIGVNLGPAPHHIYGLPAGEYPGLVKVCYHHGNEEDPEEPDCPSVTSDIQILSDFVRDYLPGLQPEPAVVDRCMYTNTPDGHFILDRHPTHPNIIIGAGFSGHGFKLSPLVGKFLCELSLGRDPSHDLAPFRISRFCGLGKASL, encoded by the exons ATGATGGGCCAGTGCTACCAGCTATGGGCACAGCTGGAACGTGAGGCGGGCATCCAGCTGTGCAG GCAGACGGGGCTGCTGGTGCTGGGAAGAGCGGAGAACCCCGAGTTCCAGGCCTTGCGGGACTCCCTGGCCCAGCACGGGATTACCCACCAGGCCCTGCCCCCTGAGGAGCTGCAGCGGCGCTTTCCTGGGATCAGGGTGCCAGGGGGCGAAGAAGGGATTTTGGAGCAGAGCGGGGGTGTGCTGTTTGCAGACAAAGCCCTTAGGGCCCTGCAG gaTGCCGTCCGACAGCTGGGAGGCGTGGTGCGTGACGGGGAGAAGGTGCTGGAGATAGAGCCGGGGTTCCCGGTTACCGTGACAACAAGCTCCGGGACATATCACGCCAAGAACCTGGTGATTACTGCAGGACCCTGGACCAAtcgccttctccttcccctgggaCTCCAATTGCCTCTTCAG ACTCTTCGCATCAATGTGTGCTACTGGCGGGAGAAGGAACCTGGCACCTATGGGGCAGCCAGTGGCTTTCCCTGCTTCATAGGGGTGAACCTGGGCCCAGCTCCCCACCACATCTACGGGCTGCCCGCAGGGGAGTACCCGGGGCTGGTGAAG GTCTGCTATCACCATGGCAATGAGGAGGACCCCGAGGAGCCTGACTGTCCATCGGTGACCTCTGACATCCAGATCCTCAGTGACTTTGTGAGGGACTACTTGCCCGGCCTGCAGCCCGAGCCTGCGGTGGTAGACCGCTGCATGTACACG AACACTCCAGATGGACACTTCATCCTGGATCGCCACCCAACTCATCCCAACATCATCATTGGAGCGGGATTCTCCG GGCATGGCTTCAAGCTGTCCCCACTGGTCGGGAAGTTCCTGTGTGAGCTCAGCCTGGGCAGGGATCCATCCCACGATCTGGCACCATTTCGGATCTCCCGTTTCTGCGGCCTGGGCAAGGCCAGCCTGTGA
- the PIPOX gene encoding peroxisomal sarcosine oxidase isoform X2 — MAVSSAPGRALYDAIVVGAGIQGSFTAYHLAKREKEVLLLEQFPLPHSRGSSHGQTRIIRKVYPEDFYTRMMGQCYQLWAQLEREAGIQLCRQTGLLVLGRAENPEFQALRDSLAQHGITHQALPPEELQRRFPGIRVPGGEEGILEQSGGVLFADKALRALQDAVRQLGGVVRDGEKVLEIEPGFPVTVTTSSGTYHAKNLVITAGPWTNRLLLPLGLQLPLQVCYHHGNEEDPEEPDCPSVTSDIQILSDFVRDYLPGLQPEPAVVDRCMYTNTPDGHFILDRHPTHPNIIIGAGFSGHGFKLSPLVGKFLCELSLGRDPSHDLAPFRISRFCGLGKASL; from the exons ATGGCAGTGTCCAGTGCCCCTGGCAGGGCTCTCTACGATGCCATCGTGGTAGGGGCGGGGATCCAGGGTTCCTTCACTGCTTACCACCTAGCCAAGCGGGAGAAAGAAGTTCTCTTGTTGGAACAG TTCCCCCTCCCTCACTCGCGAGGCAGCTCACATGGGCAGACCCGCATCATCCGGAAAGTGTATCCCGAGGACTTCTACACACGGATGATGGGCCAGTGCTACCAGCTATGGGCACAGCTGGAACGTGAGGCGGGCATCCAGCTGTGCAG GCAGACGGGGCTGCTGGTGCTGGGAAGAGCGGAGAACCCCGAGTTCCAGGCCTTGCGGGACTCCCTGGCCCAGCACGGGATTACCCACCAGGCCCTGCCCCCTGAGGAGCTGCAGCGGCGCTTTCCTGGGATCAGGGTGCCAGGGGGCGAAGAAGGGATTTTGGAGCAGAGCGGGGGTGTGCTGTTTGCAGACAAAGCCCTTAGGGCCCTGCAG gaTGCCGTCCGACAGCTGGGAGGCGTGGTGCGTGACGGGGAGAAGGTGCTGGAGATAGAGCCGGGGTTCCCGGTTACCGTGACAACAAGCTCCGGGACATATCACGCCAAGAACCTGGTGATTACTGCAGGACCCTGGACCAAtcgccttctccttcccctgggaCTCCAATTGCCTCTTCAG GTCTGCTATCACCATGGCAATGAGGAGGACCCCGAGGAGCCTGACTGTCCATCGGTGACCTCTGACATCCAGATCCTCAGTGACTTTGTGAGGGACTACTTGCCCGGCCTGCAGCCCGAGCCTGCGGTGGTAGACCGCTGCATGTACACG AACACTCCAGATGGACACTTCATCCTGGATCGCCACCCAACTCATCCCAACATCATCATTGGAGCGGGATTCTCCG GGCATGGCTTCAAGCTGTCCCCACTGGTCGGGAAGTTCCTGTGTGAGCTCAGCCTGGGCAGGGATCCATCCCACGATCTGGCACCATTTCGGATCTCCCGTTTCTGCGGCCTGGGCAAGGCCAGCCTGTGA
- the PIPOX gene encoding peroxisomal sarcosine oxidase isoform X1: MAVSSAPGRALYDAIVVGAGIQGSFTAYHLAKREKEVLLLEQFPLPHSRGSSHGQTRIIRKVYPEDFYTRMMGQCYQLWAQLEREAGIQLCRQTGLLVLGRAENPEFQALRDSLAQHGITHQALPPEELQRRFPGIRVPGGEEGILEQSGGVLFADKALRALQDAVRQLGGVVRDGEKVLEIEPGFPVTVTTSSGTYHAKNLVITAGPWTNRLLLPLGLQLPLQTLRINVCYWREKEPGTYGAASGFPCFIGVNLGPAPHHIYGLPAGEYPGLVKVCYHHGNEEDPEEPDCPSVTSDIQILSDFVRDYLPGLQPEPAVVDRCMYTNTPDGHFILDRHPTHPNIIIGAGFSGHGFKLSPLVGKFLCELSLGRDPSHDLAPFRISRFCGLGKASL; the protein is encoded by the exons ATGGCAGTGTCCAGTGCCCCTGGCAGGGCTCTCTACGATGCCATCGTGGTAGGGGCGGGGATCCAGGGTTCCTTCACTGCTTACCACCTAGCCAAGCGGGAGAAAGAAGTTCTCTTGTTGGAACAG TTCCCCCTCCCTCACTCGCGAGGCAGCTCACATGGGCAGACCCGCATCATCCGGAAAGTGTATCCCGAGGACTTCTACACACGGATGATGGGCCAGTGCTACCAGCTATGGGCACAGCTGGAACGTGAGGCGGGCATCCAGCTGTGCAG GCAGACGGGGCTGCTGGTGCTGGGAAGAGCGGAGAACCCCGAGTTCCAGGCCTTGCGGGACTCCCTGGCCCAGCACGGGATTACCCACCAGGCCCTGCCCCCTGAGGAGCTGCAGCGGCGCTTTCCTGGGATCAGGGTGCCAGGGGGCGAAGAAGGGATTTTGGAGCAGAGCGGGGGTGTGCTGTTTGCAGACAAAGCCCTTAGGGCCCTGCAG gaTGCCGTCCGACAGCTGGGAGGCGTGGTGCGTGACGGGGAGAAGGTGCTGGAGATAGAGCCGGGGTTCCCGGTTACCGTGACAACAAGCTCCGGGACATATCACGCCAAGAACCTGGTGATTACTGCAGGACCCTGGACCAAtcgccttctccttcccctgggaCTCCAATTGCCTCTTCAG ACTCTTCGCATCAATGTGTGCTACTGGCGGGAGAAGGAACCTGGCACCTATGGGGCAGCCAGTGGCTTTCCCTGCTTCATAGGGGTGAACCTGGGCCCAGCTCCCCACCACATCTACGGGCTGCCCGCAGGGGAGTACCCGGGGCTGGTGAAG GTCTGCTATCACCATGGCAATGAGGAGGACCCCGAGGAGCCTGACTGTCCATCGGTGACCTCTGACATCCAGATCCTCAGTGACTTTGTGAGGGACTACTTGCCCGGCCTGCAGCCCGAGCCTGCGGTGGTAGACCGCTGCATGTACACG AACACTCCAGATGGACACTTCATCCTGGATCGCCACCCAACTCATCCCAACATCATCATTGGAGCGGGATTCTCCG GGCATGGCTTCAAGCTGTCCCCACTGGTCGGGAAGTTCCTGTGTGAGCTCAGCCTGGGCAGGGATCCATCCCACGATCTGGCACCATTTCGGATCTCCCGTTTCTGCGGCCTGGGCAAGGCCAGCCTGTGA